In Thermodesulfobacteriota bacterium, a genomic segment contains:
- a CDS encoding AAA family ATPase, with amino-acid sequence MKIKNIEIKALRGIRENLNLSLDKAKSILLYGDNGSGKSSITDSLEWFYTGRVEHLSREEIGTGGINALRNIFLPEDEDAYINLEFSDSNLNSLKKLSLQRSKLSSEYSNETSKFNDYLEASQKENLILRYKDLLRFILSTKTEKLNEISQIIGFSEVTRIKDVFKKTVNSLKNELKIKNFESHINNKQAQILNEIGQNINNDDQYFSAIKESIKPLELSIDVKDDQSIDSILELIKKPGDDESLRLTISYDNVIEPLSNLKSYVKDIASSYTNYYEKYQGIFKDLEKFKRISLEKLLSEGLRLLKNRIFEVDKCPLCLQGKNREQLINELKERIEELSTFKKEKENLEEVRHTTLTIIQNASPKFETTLKEKCLSIEDNLQIKNEVEEIKKILENCSESLKEDPLITLKEIKKPEDHIKINLETAQQIISILKEKKEKIVTAKKDDLKFSINSKLITVRQAYKEIKSLKKEFDLHKQQVQSMELIYNEFVKKQREGLLSFLNAISKDINELYLYMNPSEDVDEIEIIPLDKDDDFVGITIQHKFHGEIVSPPDKYLSESHLNCLGICLFLSSVKAFNKVNKFFVLDDVISSFDKTHRLRFANLLVEKFSDYQIFVFTHEKDWFDYFANIVKGKNWFINKIVWDSEKGVDLEIPLIELKERIDKKLEKSDESDLGNMMRKYLERHLKEISFNTKVKMEFLYNDKNEDRMSYEMLSELRSTVKKRKCPIKDEEVLNRLSASSFIGSKTSHYSSYKDNISDLKVFYDDINELASLFECGDCNRYISEEYYDTVGRKIRCRCGIKSYEWQKH; translated from the coding sequence GTGAAGATAAAAAATATTGAAATTAAGGCTCTTAGAGGAATTAGAGAAAACCTGAACCTTTCCCTAGACAAGGCAAAGTCGATTTTGTTATATGGTGATAATGGAAGTGGTAAGAGTTCAATTACCGATTCTCTTGAGTGGTTCTATACAGGTAGAGTTGAACATCTTTCAAGAGAAGAGATAGGTACTGGAGGTATTAATGCTTTAAGAAATATTTTTTTACCTGAAGATGAAGATGCTTACATCAATTTAGAATTTTCTGATTCAAATCTGAATTCACTTAAGAAACTTTCCTTACAACGCTCTAAATTATCGAGTGAATATTCAAACGAAACTTCTAAGTTTAATGATTACCTTGAAGCATCCCAAAAAGAGAACTTGATCCTTAGATATAAAGACTTGCTAAGATTTATCCTATCAACTAAAACTGAAAAACTTAACGAAATATCACAAATAATTGGTTTTTCTGAAGTTACAAGAATAAAAGATGTTTTCAAAAAGACGGTAAATAGTCTTAAAAATGAACTAAAAATTAAAAATTTTGAAAGTCACATTAACAACAAGCAAGCTCAAATATTAAACGAAATAGGGCAAAACATTAATAATGATGATCAGTATTTTAGTGCGATTAAGGAATCAATTAAACCTTTAGAACTTTCCATCGATGTTAAGGACGACCAAAGTATTGACAGTATCCTTGAGTTGATCAAAAAGCCAGGGGATGATGAGTCTCTCCGCTTAACTATTTCATATGATAATGTAATTGAGCCACTTAGCAATTTAAAAAGCTACGTAAAGGATATTGCTTCATCTTATACGAACTACTACGAAAAATATCAGGGGATTTTTAAGGATTTAGAAAAATTTAAGAGGATAAGTTTGGAAAAATTATTATCAGAAGGGCTTAGGCTTCTTAAAAATAGGATTTTTGAAGTTGATAAGTGCCCTCTATGTTTACAGGGGAAAAATCGAGAACAATTAATTAATGAACTGAAAGAAAGAATCGAAGAATTATCAACTTTCAAAAAAGAAAAGGAAAATTTGGAAGAAGTAAGACATACTACGTTGACAATTATCCAAAATGCTTCACCAAAATTTGAGACTACTTTAAAGGAAAAATGCCTTTCAATAGAAGATAATCTGCAAATCAAAAATGAAGTTGAAGAGATTAAGAAGATACTGGAGAATTGTTCAGAGAGTCTAAAAGAAGATCCTCTTATTACTCTTAAGGAAATAAAGAAGCCAGAAGACCATATTAAGATTAATTTAGAAACTGCTCAGCAAATAATTTCTATTTTAAAAGAGAAAAAAGAAAAGATAGTTACTGCTAAAAAGGATGACCTAAAATTTTCTATCAATAGCAAATTAATAACGGTTCGGCAAGCATATAAAGAAATTAAGTCGCTCAAGAAAGAATTTGATCTCCACAAGCAGCAAGTGCAATCAATGGAACTGATTTATAATGAATTCGTTAAAAAACAAAGAGAAGGTCTATTATCATTCTTAAATGCCATATCCAAGGACATTAATGAATTGTATCTCTATATGAATCCATCTGAAGATGTTGACGAAATTGAAATAATTCCCTTAGATAAGGATGATGATTTCGTCGGGATAACAATTCAACATAAATTTCATGGTGAAATAGTTTCTCCGCCAGACAAGTATTTAAGTGAATCTCATCTCAATTGTTTGGGAATATGCTTATTTCTTTCATCCGTGAAAGCTTTCAATAAAGTTAATAAGTTTTTTGTTCTAGATGATGTTATATCAAGCTTTGATAAAACACATCGTTTGAGATTTGCAAATTTATTGGTCGAGAAATTTTCAGATTATCAGATCTTCGTTTTTACTCATGAAAAAGATTGGTTCGATTATTTTGCCAATATAGTTAAAGGCAAAAATTGGTTCATAAATAAAATAGTTTGGGATTCAGAAAAAGGAGTGGATTTAGAAATTCCATTGATAGAACTAAAAGAAAGAATAGATAAGAAGCTTGAAAAATCTGATGAGTCGGATTTGGGTAACATGATGAGGAAGTATCTGGAGCGACACCTCAAAGAGATTTCTTTCAATACCAAAGTTAAAATGGAATTTCTTTATAATGATAAGAATGAAGACAGGATGTCATATGAAATGCTTTCTGAATTAAGAAGTACTGTAAAAAAGAGAAAGTGCCCGATCAAAGATGAAGAAGTTTTGAATAGATTAAGCGCCTCTTCTTTTATCGGAAGTAAGACATCTCACTATAGTTCATACAAGGACAACATATCAGATTTAAAAGTATTTTATGATGATATAAATGAGCTTGCAAGTTTATTTGAATGTGGTGATTGTAACAGATACATATCAGAAGAATATTATGACACTGTTGGAAGAAAAATTCGATGTAGATGTGGAATTAAAAGTTACGAATGGCAAAAGCACTAG
- a CDS encoding GIY-YIG nuclease family protein encodes MRQYYVYIMTNRSKTLYAGVTNDLLRRIYEHKNKMVEGFTKKYNITKLVYYEDTNDVEEAIAREKQIKGWLRKKKIALIESINPEWKDLSEEWFE; translated from the coding sequence ATGAGACAATACTATGTTTACATAATGACTAACCGCTCGAAGACCCTTTACGCTGGCGTGACCAATGATCTTTTACGCCGCATTTATGAGCATAAAAATAAGATGGTTGAGGGTTTTACAAAGAAATACAACATCACTAAGTTAGTTTATTATGAAGACACAAATGACGTCGAGGAAGCGATTGCAAGGGAGAAACAGATAAAGGGATGGTTGCGAAAGAAAAAGATAGCTTTAATTGAATCTATAAATCCAGAATGGAAGGATTTGAGTGAAGAGTGGTTTGAATAA
- a CDS encoding Fic family protein → MFKPNFRYTDKIVRNLTHIAEARAIILNSPLIPKWEVSLRREAIIRSAHSSTAIEGNRLSLEQVSNLAQGREVMATRKDKQEVLNYLWVLENIERVTVGKKIADEDILNIHKLVTKETLKNPSDCGSYRNRYVIVGNRSTGEVIFRPPKNEDVPDLVRDLIAWLNSPEIDALDPLIEAGVAHYEFVRIHPYVDGNGRTARVLATLILYQKGFDAKQFFSLDDYYDSDRPSYYKALQSVDQKTLDITNWLEYFVEGVNVSIAAVKERVIRLSSERLRRAKQGQIALTGKQMRIVEFINQNGSITNRNVREMFRISSQAAHKELSKLVQLDVIRPVGKGRSLVFELKVS, encoded by the coding sequence ATGTTTAAACCAAATTTTAGATATACAGATAAGATCGTTAGAAATCTTACCCATATCGCTGAAGCAAGAGCAATAATTTTGAATTCACCTCTCATACCCAAATGGGAGGTCTCTCTTCGCCGTGAAGCAATTATCCGAAGCGCCCATTCATCTACGGCCATTGAAGGAAACAGGTTATCTCTGGAACAGGTCAGCAATTTAGCTCAAGGACGCGAAGTAATGGCGACCCGCAAGGATAAACAAGAGGTCTTAAACTATTTGTGGGTACTCGAAAATATCGAGAGGGTAACGGTTGGCAAGAAGATTGCCGATGAAGACATTCTAAACATCCACAAATTGGTAACGAAAGAAACATTAAAGAACCCATCAGATTGTGGCTCTTATCGTAATCGCTATGTAATAGTTGGAAATAGATCGACGGGAGAGGTTATTTTTAGACCGCCTAAGAATGAAGATGTTCCGGACTTGGTAAGGGATTTAATTGCGTGGTTAAACTCGCCTGAGATTGATGCCCTTGACCCCTTGATTGAGGCAGGAGTAGCCCATTACGAATTTGTTAGAATCCATCCCTATGTAGACGGCAATGGCAGAACAGCACGGGTACTTGCGACTCTAATACTTTATCAGAAAGGATTTGATGCCAAACAATTCTTTTCTCTCGACGACTACTATGATTCGGACAGACCGTCTTATTACAAGGCGCTACAGAGTGTAGATCAGAAGACACTCGATATAACCAATTGGCTTGAATATTTTGTTGAAGGGGTAAACGTCAGCATAGCGGCTGTAAAGGAAAGAGTTATAAGACTTAGCAGTGAAAGATTGAGAAGAGCAAAGCAAGGACAGATCGCATTAACGGGAAAGCAGATGAGGATTGTGGAATTCATAAATCAAAATGGGAGCATAACGAATCGTAATGTAAGGGAGATGTTTAGGATCTCTTCTCAAGCCGCTCACAAAGAGCTTTCTAAACTGGTTCAATTGGATGTGATTAGACCGGTCGGAAAAGGAAGGAGCCTTGTTTTTGAGCTTAAAGTGAGTTGA
- a CDS encoding restriction endonuclease subunit S, whose translation MIREENFGQTDAKSLSNEWEIKSLDDESLVELIMGQSPPSSTYNKEKNGLPFLQGKMEFGEIYPSPTVYCSEPVKVAEKNDILISVRAPVGEVNISPSKVCIGRGLAAIRCKSNRLSHSFLFYYFKHNSKRFEAISTGSTFKAVRKNDLESFELPIPPLPEQKKIAEILSTVDKAIEKVDEDIEKTQRLKRGLMQELLTGRWNPVDSRQARREFKQTEIGNIPKEWEVVKIKNLGKVITGKTPATSNKAYWNGDVPFVTPADMGETNYVYKTERYVSEVGAKRIGFILPKDAVLVVCIGSTIGKTGLTYTNCITNQQINTIICSEGINSYYVYYAITFKNQFLKSFSGTAAVPIIKKSLFEIFRLSLPSLPEQKKIAEILSTVDKRLELLRKKREKLVRVKKGLMNDLLSGKRRVKISSQ comes from the coding sequence ATGATTAGAGAAGAAAATTTTGGACAAACAGATGCGAAATCTCTCTCAAATGAATGGGAGATAAAAAGTTTAGATGATGAAAGTCTAGTAGAACTTATTATGGGGCAATCTCCTCCATCATCAACTTACAACAAAGAGAAAAACGGTTTGCCTTTTCTTCAAGGGAAAATGGAATTTGGGGAGATTTATCCATCTCCAACTGTTTATTGCTCCGAGCCAGTAAAAGTAGCAGAAAAAAATGATATTTTAATTTCCGTGAGAGCGCCTGTGGGAGAAGTCAACATATCTCCTTCAAAAGTTTGTATTGGTAGGGGATTAGCTGCGATCAGATGCAAGTCAAATAGACTCAGTCATTCATTCTTATTCTATTATTTTAAACATAATAGTAAAAGATTTGAAGCTATTTCTACTGGATCAACTTTCAAGGCAGTTCGCAAAAATGACCTTGAGAGTTTTGAACTCCCCATCCCACCCCTACCCGAACAGAAGAAGATTGCGGAGATTCTTTCTACGGTAGATAAAGCAATTGAGAAGGTAGATGAAGACATAGAAAAGACTCAGAGGTTGAAGAGAGGCTTGATGCAGGAGCTATTGACTGGTAGATGGAATCCAGTAGACAGTAGACAGGCAAGAAGAGAATTCAAGCAAACAGAGATAGGAAATATACCGAAGGAGTGGGAAGTCGTTAAAATAAAGAATCTTGGCAAGGTAATTACAGGGAAAACACCAGCGACATCAAACAAAGCTTACTGGAATGGGGATGTACCTTTCGTTACTCCCGCAGATATGGGTGAAACAAATTATGTTTACAAAACAGAGAGATATGTTTCAGAAGTAGGCGCGAAACGAATTGGATTCATTTTACCAAAGGACGCGGTCTTGGTCGTATGTATTGGATCAACAATAGGCAAGACAGGGTTAACCTATACAAACTGTATTACTAATCAACAAATAAATACAATCATATGTAGTGAGGGAATAAATTCATATTATGTTTACTACGCAATTACGTTCAAAAACCAATTTCTCAAATCGTTTTCTGGTACAGCCGCCGTACCTATAATTAAAAAATCATTGTTTGAAATATTCAGACTATCCCTCCCCTCCCTCCCCGAACAGAAAAAGATTGCTGAAATACTGAGCACGGTGGATAAGAGGTTGGAGTTGTTGAGGAAGAAAAGGGAAAAGTTAGTAAGGGTGAAGAAAGGGTTGATGAATGATTTGTTGAGTGGAAAAAGAAGAGTAAAGATAAGTAGCCAGTAG
- a CDS encoding nucleotidyltransferase family protein, with translation MKRKEEILKILKDELSYLSKTYNVKNLGLFGSYSREEQTPESDIDILVEFEKPIGFFNFIELEDYLTDKLGAKVELVTGDALKPMIRSYVMENIVYVQKT, from the coding sequence ATGAAAAGAAAAGAGGAGATTTTAAAGATTCTTAAAGATGAGCTTTCTTATCTCAGCAAAACTTACAATGTAAAGAATCTAGGTCTCTTTGGCTCATATTCAAGGGAAGAACAAACACCGGAAAGCGATATAGATATCCTAGTTGAATTTGAAAAACCGATAGGATTTTTCAACTTCATCGAGCTTGAAGATTATCTCACGGATAAGCTTGGAGCAAAGGTTGAGCTTGTAACTGGTGATGCATTAAAACCAATGATTAGATCTTATGTGATGGAGAATATCGTTTATGTCCAAAAGACGTAA